A stretch of the Mycolicibacterium celeriflavum genome encodes the following:
- the prfB gene encoding peptide chain release factor 2: MDPDRQADLAALDSTLTTVERVLDVEALRGRIEKLEHEASDPNLWDDQARAQKVTSELSHTQGELRRVEELRQRLDDLPVLYEMAAEEEGASAAEALAEADAELTKLREDIEAMEVRTLLSGEYDEREAVVTIRSGAGGVDAADWAEMLMRMYVRWAEKHNYPVEVFDTSYAEEAGIKSATFAVHAPFAYGTLSVEQGTHRLVRISPFDNQSRRQTSFADVEVLPVVDTTDHIEIPESDVRVDVYRSSGPGGQSVNTTDSAVRLTHIPTGIVVTCQNEKSQLQNKVSAMRVLQAKLLERKRLEERAEMDALKGDGGSSWGNQMRSYVLHPYQMVKDLRTEFEVGNPAGVLDGDIDGFLEAGIRWRKSQNDV, from the coding sequence GTGGATCCTGACCGTCAAGCCGACCTCGCCGCCCTCGACTCCACCCTGACCACGGTGGAGCGGGTGCTCGATGTCGAGGCCCTTCGCGGTCGCATCGAAAAGCTCGAGCACGAAGCCTCCGATCCGAATCTCTGGGACGACCAGGCGCGCGCGCAGAAGGTCACCAGCGAGCTGTCGCACACCCAGGGTGAGTTGCGGCGCGTCGAAGAACTGCGCCAGCGCCTCGACGACCTGCCGGTGCTCTACGAGATGGCCGCGGAAGAGGAAGGCGCCAGCGCTGCGGAAGCACTCGCCGAAGCCGACGCGGAGCTCACGAAGCTGCGCGAGGACATCGAGGCGATGGAGGTCCGCACCCTGCTCTCCGGCGAGTACGACGAGCGCGAGGCCGTTGTCACCATCCGGTCGGGCGCCGGCGGAGTGGACGCGGCGGACTGGGCCGAAATGCTGATGCGCATGTACGTCCGATGGGCCGAGAAGCACAACTATCCCGTCGAGGTGTTCGACACCTCCTACGCCGAGGAAGCGGGCATCAAGAGCGCGACGTTCGCGGTGCACGCGCCGTTCGCCTACGGCACTCTCTCGGTCGAGCAGGGTACCCACCGACTGGTGCGCATCAGCCCGTTCGACAACCAGAGCCGCAGGCAGACGTCGTTCGCAGACGTCGAGGTGCTGCCGGTGGTGGACACCACCGACCACATCGAGATACCGGAAAGCGATGTGCGCGTTGACGTGTACCGATCCAGCGGGCCCGGCGGCCAGTCGGTCAACACCACCGACTCCGCGGTTCGCCTGACGCACATCCCGACCGGTATCGTGGTGACCTGCCAGAACGAGAAGTCGCAGTTGCAGAACAAGGTGTCGGCGATGCGGGTTTTGCAGGCAAAGCTGTTGGAGCGCAAGCGGTTAGAGGAGCGCGCCGAGATGGATGCGCTCAAGGGCGACGGTGGCAGCTCATGGGGCAACCAGATGCGCTCCTACGTGCTGCACCCCTACCAGATGGTCAAGGACCTGCGCACCGAGTTCGAGGTCGGAAATCCGGCCGGTGTGCTGGATGGCGACATCGACGGTTTCCTGGAAGCCGGGATTCGTTGGCGCAAGAGCCAAAATGACGTTTAG
- a CDS encoding FAD-dependent oxidoreductase, protein MRPYHVAIVGSGPSGYFAAASLLKFADSTDDTDQKRDVRVDMLEMLPTPWGLVRSGVAPDHPKIKSISAQFDKTAMDPRFRFFGNIAVGEHVQAAELAERYDAVIYAVGAQSDRSLGIPGEDLPGSVAAVDFVGWYNAHPHFEEITPDISSGRAVVIGNGNVALDVARILVTDPDMLAATDIADHALRSLHDRGVEEVLVIGRRGPLQAPFTTLELRELGQLEGLGDVDVIVDPADFADITDEDLEAAGKTVRNNIKVLRGYAEQSPKNAKRRIVFRFCTSPIEIKGDGRVESIVLGRNELVDAGGRIVAKDTGEREEVPAQLVVRAVGYRGVPTPGLPFDERNGTIPHTRGRIDGSRNEYVVGWIKRGPTGVIGSNKSDSQETVDTLIEDLSGAQLSDFDAEHSQRLAEWLVERQPKLVTDDHWKLIDEYERSAGQPHGRPRVKLTSVAEMLRIGHG, encoded by the coding sequence ATGCGCCCATATCACGTGGCGATCGTCGGCTCAGGGCCCTCGGGTTACTTTGCCGCGGCGTCGTTGTTGAAGTTCGCCGACTCGACCGACGACACCGACCAGAAAAGAGACGTCCGCGTCGACATGCTGGAAATGCTGCCCACCCCGTGGGGGCTGGTGCGCTCCGGTGTGGCGCCCGACCATCCCAAGATCAAGTCGATCAGCGCCCAGTTCGACAAGACCGCGATGGACCCGCGGTTCCGGTTCTTCGGCAACATCGCGGTCGGTGAGCACGTGCAGGCCGCAGAGCTGGCCGAGCGCTATGACGCGGTGATCTACGCCGTCGGCGCGCAGTCCGACCGGTCACTGGGCATCCCCGGCGAGGACTTGCCGGGCAGCGTCGCCGCCGTGGACTTCGTCGGCTGGTACAACGCGCACCCCCACTTCGAGGAGATCACGCCGGACATCTCGAGCGGCCGGGCGGTCGTGATCGGCAATGGGAACGTCGCGCTCGATGTCGCGCGGATTCTGGTCACCGACCCCGACATGTTGGCCGCGACGGACATCGCCGACCACGCGCTGCGGTCACTTCACGACCGAGGCGTGGAGGAAGTTCTGGTCATCGGCAGGCGCGGCCCGCTGCAGGCGCCGTTCACCACGCTGGAGCTGCGGGAGCTCGGCCAGCTCGAGGGCCTCGGCGACGTGGACGTGATCGTCGATCCGGCGGACTTCGCCGACATCACCGACGAGGACCTCGAGGCGGCCGGCAAGACCGTGCGCAACAACATCAAGGTGCTGCGCGGATACGCCGAACAGTCGCCGAAGAACGCCAAGCGGCGCATCGTGTTCCGGTTCTGCACCTCCCCGATCGAGATCAAGGGCGATGGCCGCGTGGAATCGATCGTGTTGGGCCGCAACGAGCTGGTCGACGCAGGTGGCCGCATCGTCGCCAAGGACACCGGTGAGCGCGAGGAGGTGCCCGCGCAGCTGGTGGTACGCGCCGTCGGGTATCGAGGGGTGCCGACGCCGGGACTGCCGTTCGACGAGCGCAACGGCACGATCCCGCACACCAGAGGCCGTATCGACGGCAGCCGCAACGAGTACGTCGTCGGCTGGATCAAGCGTGGTCCGACCGGTGTCATCGGCAGCAACAAGAGCGACTCGCAGGAGACCGTCGACACGCTGATCGAGGATCTGTCGGGGGCGCAGTTGTCCGACTTCGACGCCGAGCATTCCCAGCGCCTGGCGGAATGGCTGGTTGAGCGGCAACCGAAGCTGGTCACCGATGACCACTGGAAGCTGATCGACGAGTACGAGCGGTCAGCGGGCCAACCGCACGGCAGGCCTCGGGTGAAGTTGACGAGCGTGGCGGAGATGTTGCGGATCGGGCACGGCTAG
- the hisN gene encoding histidinol-phosphatase has product MGSEDLTLALALADEADAQTMARFGAVDLVIETKPDLTPATDADLEVESMIRRRLGQARPDDSVFGEEFGGAAEFVGRQWVVDPIDGTKNFVRGVPVWATLIALLQDGVPTLGVVSAPALQRRWWALAGQGAFSRVNGRPQRRLSVSKVDDLGSASLAFSSLSGWAERGIRDRFIALTDDVWRVRGYGDFYNYCLVAEGAVDIAMEPEVSTWDLAPLDVLVREAGGRFTNLAGDPGPHGGSAVATNGLLHDAVLGRL; this is encoded by the coding sequence ATGGGCTCCGAGGATCTGACGCTGGCGCTGGCCTTGGCAGACGAAGCGGATGCGCAGACCATGGCTCGCTTCGGCGCGGTGGACCTCGTCATCGAAACCAAACCGGATCTGACGCCTGCCACCGATGCCGACCTCGAAGTCGAATCGATGATCCGCCGGCGGCTGGGCCAGGCCCGCCCCGACGATTCCGTGTTCGGCGAGGAGTTCGGCGGCGCCGCGGAGTTCGTCGGCAGGCAGTGGGTCGTCGACCCCATCGACGGGACCAAGAACTTCGTCCGCGGCGTGCCGGTCTGGGCAACGCTGATCGCGCTGCTGCAGGACGGCGTGCCGACGCTCGGCGTCGTGAGCGCCCCCGCGCTGCAGCGACGTTGGTGGGCGCTGGCGGGGCAGGGTGCATTTTCGCGAGTGAACGGGCGGCCGCAGCGACGGCTGAGCGTTTCGAAGGTCGACGATCTCGGGTCGGCGAGCCTGGCGTTCTCCAGCCTCTCCGGGTGGGCCGAGCGCGGCATCCGGGACCGGTTCATCGCGTTGACCGACGACGTATGGCGGGTGCGCGGTTACGGCGACTTCTACAACTACTGCCTCGTCGCCGAGGGTGCGGTCGACATCGCGATGGAACCCGAGGTGTCGACGTGGGACCTGGCACCGCTCGACGTCCTGGTACGCGAGGCCGGCGGCCGGTTCACCAACCTCGCAGGCGACCCCGGTCCGCACGGCGGCAGCGCGGTGGCGACCAACGGCCTCTTGCACGACGCCGTGCTCGGCCGCCTGTAG
- a CDS encoding acyl-CoA dehydrogenase family protein: MTNPLPSKNGSKPKRRGKESAVGLKRHKRSATDLGLALVTPLVGQEFLDRYNLRDPLNRGLKYGVKQVFSVAGAASRQFKRVSGNQAGPTRLKKSGSDYFDLTPDDEQKMIVDTVSEFAEEAIRPAAREADEAADYPEDLVTTASELGITAINVPEDFEGIAAHRAAVTNVLVAEALAYGDMGLALPILAPAGVASALTHWGSADQQATYLKEFAGENVPQSCVAIAEPRPLFDPTALKTTAVRTPSGYRIDGVKSLVPAAANAELFIVAAQLNGKPALFIVESSSKGLCVTPDPGMGIRAAAIGQVTLDGVTVPLSARLGEEGATDEDYSDAVALSRLGWAALAVGTSHAVLDYVVPYVKERRAFGEPIAHRQAVAFMCANMAIEFDGLRLITWRGASRADQGLPFAREAALAKRLGTDKGMQIGLDGVQLLGGHGYTKEHPVERWYRDLRAIGVAEGVVVI, encoded by the coding sequence ATGACCAACCCCCTGCCGTCGAAAAACGGATCGAAACCGAAGCGACGCGGTAAAGAAAGCGCAGTTGGGCTGAAACGGCACAAGCGCAGCGCGACCGACCTGGGCCTGGCTCTGGTCACTCCGCTGGTCGGTCAGGAGTTCCTGGATCGCTACAACCTGCGCGATCCTCTCAACCGCGGGCTGAAGTACGGCGTGAAGCAGGTGTTCTCGGTCGCCGGCGCCGCCAGCCGTCAGTTCAAGCGCGTCTCCGGCAACCAGGCGGGCCCGACGCGGCTGAAGAAGAGCGGTTCGGACTACTTCGACCTCACCCCCGACGACGAGCAGAAGATGATCGTCGACACCGTCAGCGAGTTCGCCGAGGAGGCCATCCGCCCAGCTGCGCGTGAGGCCGACGAAGCCGCCGACTATCCCGAGGATCTGGTCACAACGGCCTCCGAACTCGGCATCACCGCGATCAACGTGCCCGAGGATTTCGAAGGCATCGCGGCGCATCGCGCGGCGGTCACCAACGTGCTGGTCGCCGAGGCGCTGGCCTACGGCGACATGGGACTCGCACTTCCGATCCTGGCCCCTGCGGGTGTCGCGTCGGCGCTGACGCATTGGGGCAGCGCCGATCAGCAAGCCACATATCTGAAGGAATTCGCGGGCGAGAACGTGCCGCAGTCCTGCGTGGCGATCGCCGAGCCGCGCCCGCTGTTCGATCCGACGGCGCTGAAGACGACGGCCGTGCGCACCCCGAGCGGCTACCGCATCGACGGGGTCAAGTCCCTGGTCCCGGCCGCCGCCAACGCCGAATTGTTCATCGTCGCAGCGCAACTCAACGGCAAGCCGGCGCTTTTCATCGTCGAGTCGTCGTCGAAGGGGCTGTGCGTCACACCCGATCCCGGCATGGGCATCCGCGCGGCGGCGATCGGCCAGGTCACGCTCGACGGTGTCACCGTGCCGCTGTCAGCGCGACTGGGCGAAGAGGGGGCCACCGATGAGGACTACTCGGACGCCGTCGCGCTCTCGCGACTGGGCTGGGCGGCGCTGGCCGTCGGCACCTCGCACGCGGTGCTCGACTACGTCGTGCCATATGTGAAGGAACGTCGCGCCTTCGGCGAGCCGATCGCGCACCGCCAGGCAGTGGCGTTCATGTGCGCCAACATGGCGATCGAATTCGACGGCCTGCGGCTGATCACCTGGCGCGGGGCTTCTCGCGCGGACCAGGGATTGCCGTTCGCCCGCGAAGCGGCGTTGGCCAAACGCCTCGGCACCGACAAAGGCATGCAGATCGGTCTGGACGGCGTGCAACTGCTCGGCGGCCACGGCTACACCAAGGAACACCCCGTCGAACGCTGGTACCGCGATCTGCGCGCGATCGGCGTCGCCGAGGGCGTCGTAGTCATCTAA
- a CDS encoding acyl-CoA dehydrogenase family protein, with amino-acid sequence MAINLELPRKLEAVIEKAHQGAAEMLRPISRKWDLREHEYPVELETLATLFEGIQGANAIAFAGAEAFAGGDEPKAVNHNGANMSAVLNVLEISWGDVALMLSVPRQGLGNAAISSVATKEQLELLGKDVWAAMAITEPDFGSDSAAVSTTAKLDGDEYVINGEKIFVTAGSRATHIVVWATLDKSLGRAAIKSFIVPREHPGVTVERLEDKLGIKASDTAVIRFDNVRIPKENLLGSPEIHVDKGFAGVMETFDNTRPVVAAMAVGIARAALEELRKLLTQAGVEISYDKPSHAQSAPAAEFLRMESDWEAAYLLTVRSAWQADNDIPNSKEASMGKAKAARVASDITLKAVELAGTVGYSEVTLLEKWARDSKILDIFEGTQQIQLLVVARRLLGLSSAELK; translated from the coding sequence ATGGCAATCAATTTGGAACTGCCGCGCAAACTCGAGGCAGTCATCGAGAAGGCGCACCAGGGCGCGGCGGAGATGCTGCGGCCGATATCCCGCAAGTGGGACCTGCGCGAGCACGAATACCCGGTCGAGTTGGAGACCCTGGCGACGTTGTTCGAGGGCATCCAGGGCGCGAACGCGATCGCGTTCGCCGGCGCCGAGGCCTTCGCGGGTGGCGACGAGCCCAAGGCCGTCAACCACAACGGCGCCAACATGTCCGCGGTGCTCAACGTGTTGGAGATCAGTTGGGGCGACGTCGCGTTGATGTTGTCGGTGCCTCGGCAGGGGTTGGGCAACGCCGCGATCTCCAGCGTCGCCACGAAGGAGCAACTGGAGCTGCTCGGCAAGGATGTCTGGGCCGCGATGGCGATCACCGAACCCGACTTCGGGTCCGACTCGGCGGCGGTGTCGACCACGGCCAAGCTCGACGGCGACGAGTACGTCATCAACGGCGAGAAGATCTTCGTCACCGCCGGCTCCCGGGCCACTCACATCGTGGTCTGGGCGACGCTGGACAAGTCGCTGGGGCGCGCGGCGATCAAGTCGTTCATCGTGCCGCGCGAACACCCCGGCGTGACCGTCGAGCGTCTCGAGGACAAGCTGGGAATCAAGGCTTCCGACACCGCGGTGATCCGGTTCGACAATGTGCGGATCCCCAAGGAGAACCTGCTCGGCAGCCCGGAGATCCACGTCGACAAGGGTTTTGCCGGGGTCATGGAGACCTTCGACAACACTCGTCCCGTCGTCGCCGCGATGGCCGTCGGAATCGCCCGCGCCGCACTCGAGGAACTGCGCAAGCTCCTCACCCAGGCAGGCGTCGAAATCTCCTACGACAAGCCGTCACACGCGCAGAGCGCGCCCGCCGCGGAGTTCCTGCGGATGGAATCGGATTGGGAGGCAGCCTATCTGCTGACGGTGCGTTCGGCATGGCAGGCCGACAACGACATCCCCAACTCCAAAGAAGCGTCGATGGGCAAGGCGAAGGCCGCCCGGGTGGCCAGCGACATCACGCTCAAGGCGGTCGAACTGGCGGGCACCGTCGGCTACTCCGAGGTGACCCTGCTCGAGAAGTGGGCCCGCGACAGCAAGATCCTCGACATCTTCGAGGGCACCCAGCAGATCCAACTGCTGGTGGTGGCGCGCCGCCTGCTCGGGCTGTCGTCGGCCGAGTTGAAGTAG